One segment of Papaver somniferum cultivar HN1 unplaced genomic scaffold, ASM357369v1 unplaced-scaffold_137, whole genome shotgun sequence DNA contains the following:
- the LOC113334677 gene encoding transcription factor MYB46-like encodes MGHHCCSKQKVKRGLWSPEEDEKLIRCIATHGHGCWSSVPKLAGLERCGKSCRLRWINYLRPDLKRGSFSAQEERIIIDVHRILGNRWAQIAKHLPGRTDNEVKNFWNSCIKKKLVAQGIDPKTHNLSSSSTSGSSSSYNNACNNINNHHIYSQQPTSSIYHSHQYHHQLNSPQKIMVMVRDYPSMDMMKNTQEIPATFNVTSASPVQQPRPYRPLYDLVSIPSTNLNYCQNNNNLTNSNINYLSVNGSTNLESCVSLVDTGNISHKPISYSSLVHPSSDTGFEQFSSLEEHCMWASGGKGESFEEAAVALQPTQQLPDCEERYKQNYQKQRQEQENVNVFTLEENPFEFDESDEVTVKDISAGDTDKRDQINSLSSLSNTNFSNFDFEFIDSTIMSCGIYSNMSSSIDDQLITWDC; translated from the exons ATGGGACACCACTGCTGCAGTAAACAGAAAGTTAAAAGAGGTCTTTGGTCCCCTGAAGAAGATGAGAAACTCATCAGATGCATAGCTACTCATGGTCATGGTTGCTGGAGTTCTGTTCCCAAACTTGCAG GGCTTGAGAGGTGTGGAAAGAGTTGTAGGTTAAGATGGATTAATTACTTGAGACCAGACCTAAAAAGAGGTTCATTTTCTGCTCAAGAAGAAAGAATCATCATTGATGTCCATAGAATTTTGGGAAACAG ATGGGCTCAAATAGCGAAACATCTACCAGGAAGAACAGACAATGAAGTGAAAAATTTCTGGAATTCATGCATTAAGAAAAAACTAGTGGCTCAAGGAATAGATCCAAAAACTCATAATCttagctcttcttctacttctggttCCTCTTCTTCTTACAACAATGCATGCAACAATATCAATAACCATCATATATATTCACAGCAACCTACTTCATCAATTTATCATTCtcatcaatatcatcatcagTTAAATTCACCACAGAAAATAATGGTGATGGTCAGAGACTACCCATCAATGGATATGATGAAGAACACTCAAGAAATACCTGCCACTTTTAATGTAACGTCGGCTTCACCCGTACAACAACCTCGTCCTTATCGCCCTCTGTATGATCTTGTTTCCATCCCTTCAACCAACTTGAACTACtgccaaaataataataaccttacGAATAGTAACATTAATTATCTTTCTGTTAATGGTTCTACCAATTTAGAGAGTTGCGTTTCGTTAGTGGATACTGGTAATATTAGTCATAAACCCATCTCCTATTCTTCGTTGGTACATCCATCGTCGGATACTGGGTTTGAACAGTTTTCATCTTTGGAAGAGCATTGCATGTGGGCTAGTGGCGGTAAGGGTGAATCCTTTGAAGAAGCAGCAGTAGCATTGCAGCCAACACAACAGCTACCGGATTGTGAAGAACGATATAAACAAAATTATCAAAAACAACGACAAGAGCAAGAGAATGTTAACGTGTTTACGCTTGAGGAAAATCCGTTCGAATTCGACGAATCCGATGAAGTAACCGTAAAGGATATTAGCGCAGGCGACACCGACAAAAGGGATCAGATTAATTCATTATCATCACTTAGTAATactaacttctcaaattttgattttgagttcaTAGACTCTACAATTATGTCTTGTGGCATATATAGCAATATGAGCTCATCCATAGATGATCAACTTATAACATGGGATTGCTAA